In Thunnus thynnus chromosome 20, fThuThy2.1, whole genome shotgun sequence, a single window of DNA contains:
- the arg1 gene encoding arginase-1 → MWSARTLRQLVLTVSKRSLHHHRHHHHHHHERSAGIIGAPFSKGQRRGGVERGPDLIRAAGLRDKLQAQGCAVKDYGNLTFEEVASDEPVGRVKGVRAVGSANQRLSAAVQGVKKDGHTSVMLGGDHSLAIGSIHGHSAAVGELSVVWVDAHADINTPLTSTTGNIHGQPMSFLLHELHSKIPVLPNFSWIKPCVSARDLVYIGLRDVDPEEHYILKLLGVKVFSMSEVDRLGVARVMEETCDYLSAKVKKPIHLSYDIDAIDPSVTPATGTPVVGGLTYREGVYITEHLCQTGLLSAVDLVEVNPLRGQNEEEVQSTVKTAVDLLLSCFGRLREGNHPADYRMPEP, encoded by the exons ATGTGGAGCGCGAGGACGCTGCGGCAGCTCGTGCTGACTGTCTCCAAGCGGAgtcttcatcatcatcgtcatcatcatcatcatcatcatgagcGGTCGGCGGGGATCATCGGAGCACCTTTCTCCAAGGGACAG CGCAGAGGCGGCGTGGAGAGAGGACCGGATCTGATCAGAGCTGCAGGACTGCGGGACAAACTGCAGGCACAAG gctGTGCAGTGAAGGATTATGGGAACCTGACGTTCGAGGAGGTGGCCTCCGACGAGCCGGTCGGGCGGGTGAAGGGCGTGCGGGCGGTGGGCAGCGCCAACCAGAGGCTGTCAGCGGCGGTGCAGGGTGTGAAGAAGGACGGACACACCTCAGTGATGCTGGGAGGAGATCACAG tctgGCGATCGGCTCGATTCACGGTCACTCGGCGGCGGTCGGTGAACTGAGCGTCGTTTGGGTCGACGCCCACGCCGACATCAACACGCCGTTGACGTCAACCACCGGGAACATCCACGGACAGCCGATGTCTTTCTTGCTCCATGAGCTGCACTCCAAG ATTCCCGTCCTGCCAAACTTCTCGTGGATCAAACCGTGCGTGTCGGCCAGAGATCTCGTCTACATCGGTCTGAGAGACGTGGACCCGGAGGAGCA ctACATCCTGAAGCTTCTGGGTGTGAAGGTGTTTTCCATGTCAGAGGTGGATCGGCTCGGTGTGGCCCGAGTCATGGAGGAGACATGTGACTACCTGTCTGCCAA aGTGAAGAAACCGATTCACCTGAGCTACGACATCGATGCTATCGACCCCTCTGTTACCCCGGCGACCGGGACACCTGTAGTCGGAGGGCTCACCTACAGAGAGGGCGTGTACATCACTGAACACCTGTGCCAGACAG GTCTTCTGTCGGCGGTGGACCTGGTGGAGGTGAACCCTCTGAGGGGTCAGAACGAGGAGGAGGTCCAGTCCACGGTGAAGACGGCCGTCGACCTGTTACTCAGTTGTTTCGGACGCCTCCGCGAGGGAAACCACCCGGCCGACTACCGCATGCCTGAGCCGTGA